One Anopheles merus strain MAF unplaced genomic scaffold, AmerM5.1 LNR4000542, whole genome shotgun sequence genomic window, AACACTAAACTAAGGATACTAGGTTACTAAAACTTTATTAAGCGTACCCTTTCTCAGGTATGATTGTTTCACTGATCATCAGCTTATTATTCTTAATGAAGCAAAATACAGTAGAGGGACATTGATAAAGTGCGATATTGAATATAAGCTAATGAAAGATAAGGATAGTGCCATGGGAACCCCCACTTAGCGTGACATTTGGCAGCGGTAGAATGAAAAATCGATCGGTGGTGTGACGGTCGAATTAATTACACCTTATGGTTTTGAGCGATTTTTATACAATACCTCTTTACTTAACCGTGTGGGATTGGTGATAATTCATTACAAGTGTGATAAGTGCTTTTTTTAACATTCTCAAATAGTTTGTTGAGCCATTAGCTGGAAAAAAGACATTTTAGCTTTGGTGTGCAAGATAAATTTGACACTTACGGTTCTGTAttgcttttcatttatttatttatttatttatttatttatttatttttttttgcgattgaCCTCACATATCAACACAAGCGATCGGAATGTGCTCGTATCGGCTCTTTCCTGGCCCATCTGCAGGaaaagtgctgcaaaatgcgTGCGAATAAAGTGCGTTATTTTTACGATTAGGGCCTCAAACTCAATGCAGCTATCTCAAACTGAAAGCTGTAGCAAACTGTAGTAAAGCCATACAATACAAAAGCGGGCAATGGTAGGTCTTTTATGTGGCAGTAGGACACGAGAATTTACTACGCGGCTGCTAAATCCTAAACCACTACGAGGAAATTGCATGTTTTATATACTTTACGGCACTCCATTCCTTTTCATAATTCCACAGACGATGTCATAGAATAAAGCGGTGAAAGAGCAATGAGTGATTAACATCAGAAAGCTTAGAAGTAACAATATATTTGAGAATCAAGTGAAACGAGTAAGCGATATTGATTTGGACTATATGTTCGTAGATTGATTTGGCCTTAAGCACAGCACAATTAGGTTCTAGATAatttcaatacattttcatCCCTGCGTACTTAATCCACagtctgtaaaaaaaaaaccgttgccTCGAGGCATCTCGATTACTTGTGATAACATCGCTTACAATCACATGGTTTCTAGTCTTAGCCAAAATGGACCCAAAAATGTACATTTACAAGGCTTACGATCATGGCATGATGACGATCGGGGAATAAcacaccaaaaagcatgtcTGTCCTGTTCACGAGATTTAATTTataacatttaaaacaaaattgcaGTAACGATTGAAGAATTTTATCGACACACGTTATATGACATCAATGTATTGCGATCGTTTAAATATTCCCACCAATATTTCGATCCCAAAAACCATTACCTCCAAGGTCCATTGAACgaagaaaaacagcaacagtggcTTGAGATGGTTGTAGCTAATGATAATAGATGATCCATCGTATGTACGTTCGGAATGATATGTGTACTTAAGTCGATCTCGAATGATGTACCATAGAAAGCAATTATAATATTCCCGACGCCAGCGCTGCTGCATACCGGCTTCGAAGACGCGCTGTTGAAAGTTATGAAAGCGCCTTACCAGCAGGGACTTGGCGCCAAATACGTAAAACGGAATAGCCTCGTACACATTCTCGCTCAGTAGTGTGTATTGCGTTCCGTAGCCGTCCATGTTATCGGCAAATAGTTTTTTCCGTAATCAGAGCAGCACGATTTTCCACAATCGTTATTCCATCGAATTCGAATTGATCTTTGCCGTAGAACTTGACCATACCGTGTAGTTTATGCACTAACGTAATATTGAAACTTCTATAATGTACAGTGATGTTGCGTTCGCGCAAGTCTTCAACTGACTTAGCGTCTGGGACACGTGGCGCTTCGGTGATGTACGATACAAGCTTTGCCTCGTACGCACACTTGAGTTGGAAAAATAGCACGATCAATGCACAAGCGGTTATTTTCTCGATGCTTTTGGAAAGGACTAGCTGTCGCTTATCAAACCCAAAGAGTGCCAAAGCTAGCAGATTGTTGGAGAAAAGTGTCGGCTTCAGTTGATGGATTATCTGATAGGTTACAAGGATGCCCAGTATCATGCCCCAGGCAGACTGCTGGAATGGTTTGAGCATAATTTCCCACACAGTAAGCAAGCGTCCCTTCGGTGTGGCAATAGCGAACTGTTCCATGGCTACACCACTTACGGCGAATTTGTCGTACTGCACCATAAAATATCGATTTAGCATCAAATGTATCGGATTATACCGCGATACACACTGGGCCAGAGATTCATTGCTGTTGCATCGAAGCTGTTGCAAATGAAGTGTTAGTTGTTGCGTTTCAGCAAAGAGAAGAAACAGCATTGTGTCCTCACCGTGCAGCTTTTCACAGTAAATGGATGTGTAGTAATCCTTAACGTATCCGGCCACTAAACTTTTGAACTGCATCGTCTGTAGCCGGTCGAAGAACAGTTGATCGAGCGTGGGGAGGCCGGAGTGACTCGTGATGCGTAACGGTTGATAACGAAAGCAGAACACGGCGTCCTCGTTGATTGCGATCAATATGAAGTAGAACACCAATCTCGTTTGGAAATACTCTCCAATTTTCCTTGGCTGATCAGTCCCAGTTTCATCATGTTCAAACAGGACAATGGTAGGACATTCGGGCGGTATGTTCACTATCCACTGGCTGGTGTAGAAGTTGTTAAATGTTTGCTGTTGGTTTCCCCACAGTATTATGACCAAGTTGGGCTCTCGGAATGTAGGAACATGCTGACCCCGATGGTCCGCTTGCAACAGACTGACATCTTGATTATTCAGGCGCTGTGCGATGTCGTTCAGCATCGTTGATAGTACAGATTTGTTGGAAAACTGTAGTAGCCAGCAATTAAACACTTCAGCATGTTGGATCTGAAGATTGTGGGTGATATTGGTTAGATAATCTAAAATTTGCTCTTGTCGATCGGCCTGTGCACGAATACTGAGTAAAGCGTGGATCGCAAAGGATATTCGAACAATCTTGCGGAACATGTTCAACGAAGGCCGCTTTCAAGCACACTAAACTTGAAACCATAATTTGCttaacgattttgtttcaaattgtcTAGTAATTATTCCGTTTATAGTTGGGTTTCAGTAgcaatttaataatgattgtCTAATTATTGGTGACCAGAGGTGTTATCACGTGCAATAATTATTCATTAAACTGTTTAAGACATCAAGTAAATGAAATGGAACGAACGAAATAAACTGGAATATAGCGTAGAAGGATTAACTTACGAACAGTACGATGGTTTAACCTTGCCACAAGAATTGTCGTAATGACACCTATATAATGCTGTAAGCTTAATATAGCCGTACTAGACTCAATTGCTCTACGTAATTGGAAGAAAAGGATCGTTCTCACTGATAAGATAAATCATACGCCACGGCAAAATACAAATTCACACCAATACTTACCGTTTTTTATAAGCCTTGATGCTAAATGATTTGGTAAACTAATAAAGTTTAATTTTAAGCTATTTTTACAATTACAGATATGATGCgatttaatcaattttataaaaagcCTACTTTGTTCTGATTGAattcttttcatattttttaaactgcACCTTCAACTGAACATCACCCCACGATGGCTGCGTACGTACGCAGCCAGCTTGATGCTGTGATTTAAACTGACAGCATCGTAAGTTAGAAAAGCTGTTGCGGTCATCAAGGGTATGGTAATGCTTTTATTTGACGTGATTTAGCTGGCTATTAAATTGTTGGCTGTTCAGTTCGATTAAATCTGACAGatctttaatttaaaatatgtagAAGTGTGTAAATGTGTAGTGTAGTAGGCTATGACTACCAAACAGTGGTTTTGCCTCAGCAGAATTTCGCTTCCTAGCCATAGTAGCCTATGCCTTCTTTTGTAATAAATTGGTTCATAGTCAACCACCAAACGAGCAAGTTGACTTTAATTTGCTCTTCGTTTGAACTGTAACATGTAGAAGTTGTCAAATGTTTGCTGTTGGTTTCCCCACAGTTGACCATGGTTATGACCATGTTGGGCTCTCGGAATGTAGGAACATGCTGACCCCAATGGTTCGCTAGTAACAGACTTACATGTAGATTACTCAGGCGTTGTGCGGTGTCGTTCAGCATCGGTGATAGTACAGATTTGTTGGAAAACTGTAGTAGCCAGCAAttaaacactccagaatgttGGGTCTGAAGATTGTGGGTGATATTGGTTACATAATCTATTACTTGCTCTTGTCGATCGGCCTGTGAGCGAATACTGAATAACGCGAGGATCGCAAAGGATATTACAACTGTTTTACGGGACATGATGTCCAAATGCTGCTTTAAAGAACACTAAACTAAGGATACTAGGTTACTAAAACTTTATTAAGCGTACCCTTTCTCAGGTATGATTGTTTCACTGATCATCAGCTTATTATTCTTAATGAAGCAAAATACAGTAGAGGGACATTGATAAAGTGCGATATTGAATATAAGCTAATGAAAGATAAGGATAGTGCCATGGGAACCCCCACTTAGCGTGACATTTGGCAGCGGTAGAATGAAAAATCGATCGGTGGTGTGACGGTCGAATTAATTACACCTTATGGTTTTGAGCGATTTTTATACAATACCTCTTTACTTAACCGTGTGGGATTGGTGATAATTCATTACAAGTGTGATAAGTGCTTTTTTTAACATTCTCAAATAGTTTGTTGAGCCATTAGCTGGAAAAAAGACATTTTAGCTTTGGTGTGCAAGATAAATTGACACTTACGGTTCTGTAttgcttttcatttatttatttattttttatttatttatttatttttttttgcgattgaCCTCACATATCAACACAAGCGATCGGAATGTGCTCGTATCGGCTCTTTCCTGGCCCATCTGCAGGaaaagtgctgcaaaatgcgTGCGAATAAAGTGCGTTATTTTTACGATTAGGGCCTCAAACTCAATGCAGCTATCTCAAACTGAAAGCTGTAGCAAACTGTAGTAAAGCCATACAATACAAAAGCGGGCAATGGTAGGTCTTTTATGTGGCAGTAGGACACGAGAATTTACTACGCGGCTGCTAAATCCTAAACCACTACGAGGAAATTGCATGTTTTATATACTTTACGGCACTCCATTCCTTTTCATAATTCCACAGACGATGTCATAGAATAAGCGGTGAAAGAGCAATGAGTGATTAACATCAGAAAGCTTAGAAGTAACAATATATTTGAGAATCAAGTGAAACGAGTAAGCGATATTGATTTGGACTATATGTTCGTAGATTGATTTGGCCTTAAGCACAGCACAATTAGGTTCTAGATAatttcaatacattttcatCCCTGCGTACTTAATCCACagtctgtaaaaaaaaaaccgttgccTCGAGGCATCTCGATTACTTGTGATAACATCGCTTACAATCACATGGTTTCTAGTCTTAGCCAAAATGGACCCAAAAATGTACATTTACAAGGCTTACGATCATGGCATGATGACGATCGGGGAATAAcacaccaaaaagcatgtcTGTACTGTTCACGAGATTTAATTTataacatttaaaacaaaattgcaGTAACGATTGAAGAATTTTATCGACACACGTTATATGACATCAATGTATTGCGATCGTTTAAATATTCCCACCAATATTTCATCCCAAAAACCATTACCTCCAAGGTCCATTGAACgaagaaaaacagcaacagtggcTTGAGATGGTTGTAGCTAATGATAATAGATGATCCATCGTATGTACGTTCGGAATGATGTGTGTACTTAAGTCGATCTCGAATGATGTACCATAGAAAGCAATTATAATATTCCCGACGCCAGCGCTGCTGCATACCGGCTTCGAAGACGCGCTGTTGAAAGTTATGAAAGCGCCTTACCAGCAGGGACTTGGCGCCAAATACGTAAAACGGAATAGCCTCGTACACATTCTCGCTCAGTAGTGTGTATTGCGTTCCGTAGCCGTCCATGTTATCGGCAAATAGTTTTTCCGTAATCAGAGCAGCACGATTTTCCACAATCGTTATTCCATCGAATTCGAATTGATCTTTGCCGTAGAACTTGACCATACCGTGTAGTTTATGCACTAACGTAATATTGAAACTTCTATAATGTACAGTGATGTTGCGTTCGCGCAAGTCTTCAACTGACTTAGCGTCTGGGACACGTGGCGCTTCGGTGATGTACGATACAAGCTTTGCCTCGTACGCACACTTGAGTTGGAAAATAGCACGATCAATGCACAAGCGGTTATTTTCTCGATGCTTTTGGAAAGGACTAGCTGTCGCTTATCAAACCCAAAGAGTGCCAAAGCTAGCAGATTGTTGGAGAAAAGTGTCGGCTTCAGCTGATGGATTATCTGGTAGGTTACAAGGATGCCCAGTATCATGCCCCAGGCAGACTGCTGGAATGGTTTGAGCATAATTTCCCACACAGTAAGCAAGCGTCCccaatagccagctcgtactttatagctgatttaggctttttaacgaaaaatcgttccgatgtcgtactttgtggctgattaagagatagacggtactttgcggaactatggagcttttaacaggcacatggtactctttggaactttgcggctgattagcactatgtgtaggttCATGGTGAACTTGAAGGCTtttaagagtgtgtatcgaacttgTGGAACttttagctttttaatgcatggcatcggtacaaggtggatcttgtcaaagtgtcaaagagagacgccgtcaatcatctcattgctgctgtacaagttagataagttaattaaaaaggaatattgagtgaagtgattgtgaattatcagtaaattgtaaaattttgtgtaattcatcaatacaaaagttttaaaaatatacatatgtgtttaaacgaaacaaatctttttgtttatttcatcgatgacgcttgcttgaaaataaaacacacagaaaaataatccctggaatcgtggcataaggaagctgcttaggcgctgtttgaaagaccacacagaactttgatgctgtttatctactgcaaaaggcgaattagagcagcgatctttagcgtgccaaaatgagctgcttaagcaattctggctatttgggtccCTTCGGTGTGGCAATAGCGAACTGTTCCATGGCTACACCACTTACGGCGAATTTGTCGTACTGCACCATAAAATATCGATTTAGCATCAAATGTATCGGATATACCGCGATACACACTGGGCCAGAGATTCATTGCTGTTGCATCGAAGCTGTTGCAAATGAAGTGTTAGTTGTTGCGTTCAGCAAAGAGAAGAAACAGCATTGTGTCCTCACCGTGCAGCTTTTCACAGTAAATGGATGTGTAGTAATCCTTAACGTATCCCGCCACTAAACTTTTGAACTGCATCGTCTGTAGCCGGTCGAAGAACAGTTGATCGAGCGTGGGGAGGCCGGAGTGACTCGTGATGCGTAACGGTTGATAACGAAAGCAGAACACGGCGTCCTCGTTGATTGCGATCAATATGAAGTAGAACACCATCTCGTTTGGAAATACTCTCCAATTTTTCTTGGCTGATCAGTCCCAGTTTCATCATGTTCATACAGGACAATTGTAGGACATTCGGGCGGTATGTTCACTATCCACTGGCTGGTGTAGAAGTTGTCAAATGGTTGATGTTGGTTTCCCCACAGTATTATGACCAAGTTGGGCTCTCGGAATGTAGGAACATGCTGACCCCGATGGTCCGCTTGCAACAGACTGATATCTTGATTACTCAGGCGCTGTGCGATGTCGTTCAGCAGAGGTGATAGTACAGATTTGTTGGAAAACTGTAGTAGCCAGCAATTAAACACTCCAGCATGTTGGATCTGAAGATTGTGGGTGATATTGGTTAGATAATCTAAAACTTGCTCTTGTCGATCGGCCTGTGCACGAATACTGAGTAAAGCGTGGATCGCAAAGGATATTCGAACAATCTTGCGGAACATGTTCAACGAAGGCCGCTTTCAAGCACACTAAACTTGAAAACATAATTTGCTtaacgattttgttttcaaattgtCTAGTAATTATTCCGTTTATAGTTGGGTTTCAGTAgcaatttaataatgattgtCTAATTATTGGTGACCAGAGGTGTTATCACGTGCATAATTATTCATTAAACTGTTTAAGACATCAAGTAAATGAAATGGAACGAACGAAATAAACTGGAATATAGCGTAGAAGGTTTAAACATCTTGAGTTTATAGTAATCTTGGGTTTGTGAGCATCTTGGGTTTTGACAAATACGATGTCCGAAGAAGTGACAGTGTGCGAGctgtcaaagcaaaaaaaaaaagaaataagcctTGGGGAAAAGACCTTCTACAATAAACTCCttgaaaaactaaaacaaatccGTGTATATTACAACTCAGAAGTGGGATTTACCTCAGAACATGCCGACAAAGGAGGAAATGGTGTGTACGTTACAAAGTAATGGCGTTGAAGTGCCATTTACAGCAACAATGTCGCAGATAAAAAAGCTGTTCGAACCATACGCACCGCCATGTTTCGCAGTGAAAAGCAAGATGGCCGCGATGAGATTCCCGAAGCGTCTCAAGCGGGAGAGATGAACTAGCACCTGCCATCATGTGTGATACAGGAAACAATGCCGAAACAGCCAGTGACGTAGGAAAAACGCCGAGTGTAGCAATCATGAGCGACCGTGATGAAATTCATGCTCTTCGCACCAAACTGGAATTCTTGAGCTTCGCCAAAAATCGCTGCCCTTGAATTCCAACCTATGAATACACCACCGCAACTTTTTATgggtttcgacaagtttctgGAGAAATTTAGCGGTGACAATGATGAAAGTGGGATGAATGGTTCATGGAATTGGAGCGTGTATTCGAGCCGTACAACATGACTGAAACATTTAAATACTACAACACGCGCCAGTTGCTCACTGGAACTGCAGCACTATTGGCCAaatctgctgaaatcaatactTATGCCAAACTGAAGGTGGAGATGCACAAAGCATTTATGAAGACAACGTCCATGGAGCAAATCTACCAACAGTTGAGAGCGCGGCGATTGGCACGCAATGAAACTATAACGAAGTATGTGCTTAAGATGCAGCGAATCGCCGGAAAACGCATCGGTTAAGAAGAATTGATAAACATCATAATTGATGGAATCGGCGACCCCGTAAACATGGCGTCTGTGCGCTTCGCAGCTACCTCAATGGATACACTAAAACAACTCCTGAAGAAATGCGAGACCTATCGTGCTACTGCTCCTCTGATTCCTGTTACGTCACTATTGTCAACAAACAACATGACATTAGTAAGGAGAATTATGCAGCCCCCCGATGCTACAATTGCCGAAAAATGGGACACACACAGAATCAGTGCCGACTACCAGCCAGACCACCCGGTTCGTGTTTTCGATGTCACAAAGAAGACCACATATATCAAAACTGCCCCCAACGCGTACAACAAGCTGCAGCAACCATGCACGTTATCGATTCGGAAGAGGAAGAACCTCACAATAACCAAACCATTGTTAAGATGAATGCGCATCAGGAGGTAAGTGTTGCCTATAAATGTAATGATGTATGAGCactaatttaaaatcattgaCTCTTTGTGACACGGGCAGTCCTAAGAGCTTTATCAATGCAGGATTACTGCCGGAAAACTTGTTAGGTAAGCCACAGCCTTCAAATATGCGTGGAATAGGTAGCCAGGAGCTCAAATCATATGGAAAACTGAACTACGTATCACACTTAATGGAACTACAATAGAACACCCTTTTATCATTCTACCCAAACATTACATGGCATGGCCTCTGATTCTAGGCAGGGATGCATTGCGGACGTTTAAATACACCTTACCCAATTTAAATACGTTTATGACATGAAAAAACTGaatgatttgaataaaaatgtcaGGGTTAGTTATCTAGATCAGAATATAATCGAAAAGCTCCATACACTAAACATACATCGGAAGTCCATCGTGCGCTCGGGGAAAGACAATATGCCAATTGTGCCGATTTCTAAACAGCGTGATTTATGTGACATCAACGACACCTTCGGGAGTCTGTGTATGATAGAGATTACTGATGAATCTAGTGTGATTGATATTGGTACTCACCTCTCGGAAGATCAAATCAAACTAGTAAGCAATTCAGTTATTCAAAATTATCACAAATTTCCCATTGAAGAAGTCACTTCTCCAGTTTATTcagtaaaaattaatttgGAACACGATACACCCATTTCTACCAAACCTAGATGTTTGTCCTTCGCCGAAAGAGCTAAAGTCAAAGATATAGTGAAAAAACCTGTTAGAAAAGAATATCATCCGTCCAAGTAACTCTCCATACGCCTCAGCAATAGTTCTAGTTCGCAAGCGTAACGGAGAAATTCGTAAATGCGTTGATTATCGgccattaaataaaattacaatcCGAGACAATTTCCCATTACCCCTTATCGACAATTGCCTTGAACATCTGGGAAACAAGAAGTATTTTACGCTTCTGGATCTCAAGAGTGGATTTCATCAATTGGCCATGCAAGAGGAATCTATAAAATACACAGCGTTCGTTACTCCAGATGGACAATACGAGTACACGCGCATGCCTTTTGGGCTGAAAAATGCACCAGCAGAATTTCAACACTTATCAACTTAATACTCCGTGAATTCATTGATCGTGGAGAGTTGGTGGTGTACATAGATGATATTCTTATAGCCTCGAATGATTTTGACAATCATATTGAATTGATTGGGAAAGTTTTATACACCTTACGCAAAAATGGTCTAGAACTGCGATTGGACAAATGCAAATTCGCTCAAAATGAGTTGAATTATCTCGGGTATAAAGCTAATGTATCAGGCATTCTTCCTAGCGACCATCATATCGAATCAATTAAGAATTACCCGTTCCAAGACTAAAAAACAAGTTCAACAATGTTTAGGATTGTTCTCATTTTTCCGTAGATTTGTACCAGGATTTTCAACCATAGCAAAGCCTCTAACAAACTTATTAAAAGataaagtaaattttgattttgatgaaaCCTGCTTAAAATCTTTTGAAACATTACGTAATGAACTAATAAATCACCTGTTTTATCGATCTATGACCCAAGCCGTGAGACTGAATTGCATTGTGATGCAAGCTCTTTAGGCTTTGGATCTGTACtactacaaaaacaaaatgatggaAAGTATCACCCAATAGCATATTTCTCtaaaacaacatcagcagATGAAGCTTAATTGCATAGCTACGAACTAGAGACGCTCTCAGTAATTTACTCGCTGAAGCGGTTCCATACTTACGTCCACGGGATTCCGATTAAGATTATCACAGATTGTAACTCCTTGGTACAAACTTTAAAAACCGGAATGTCTCAGCAAAAATAGCTCGTTGGTCCTTGTTTCTTGAAGATTATGACTACACCATGCATCATCGCCCTGGGTCTTCAATGCCAACATGTAGATGCGCTTAGTCGATTAGAACAGGTTGCAGGAATTGATGACTTAGATATAGATTTTCAACTACGTATAGCGCAAGCACGTGATGTTGAAATTATATCTTTAAAAACTGAAATAGAATCTAAAGGAGTGAGCGGCTTCACAATCCGAGATGGAGTAGTATTCAAACAATCACCAACAAGCCAATTAAGATGTATGTTCCATCAGAAATGATTAATAACTTAATACGACAcattcatgaaaaaatagGACACCTTGCCGTAGACAAGTGTTACATGCAGATTTCcgaatattattattttcctcaaatgaaaacaaggatcactaattacataaaaaaatgcttgaaATGTGTAATGTATTCTGCACCAGCAAGAGTTAACAATAGAAATTTATTCAGTATACCTAAAACACCTATTCCGTTTGATACTTTGCACATTGACTTTTTAGGCCTTACCATCTGTTCATTCAAAAAAGAAGCACTTACTGGTAGTATAGATAGTTTTACTAAATTTACAAAGCTGTATCCTACGATATCTAAGAACACACGTGAAGTTTGTAATGCTCTCAAGCAATATTTTATGTACTACAGTCGCCCTAGGCGCATCATTAGCGATCGAGCAACGTGTTTCATGTCTGATTCTTTTTCAAATTTCCTAACGACGCGTAGTATTACTCACATTTTAAATGCAACAGGATCACCTCAGGCGAACGGACAGGTTGAAAGGGTGAAACGTGTCCTACGACCAGTACTGAGCAAACTTTCAAACCCCCGTAGACCATGCGGATTGGAGCGCTCAAATTCCTAACGTAGAGTATGCTCTTAACAATACTACTCACACATCTACACATTTTGCTCCGTCAGTTCTTTATTTGGCATTGAACAGAGAGGTCCAGTGATCGATGAATTAACCGAACATTTGGATGAGATAAATAACGATTCAAGAGTAGATTTAAATAGTATACGATCACAAGCATCAGTTAACATAATGAAACATCAACAAGTAATGAGCAACAACACCTGTCGAAATGTAAACCAGCCCCTGAATTTGTAGAAG contains:
- the LOC121602628 gene encoding uncharacterized protein LOC121602628; the protein is MFRKIVRISFAIHALLSIRAQADRQEQILDYLTNITHNLQIQHAEVFNCWLLQFSNKSVLSTMLNDIAQRLNNQDVSLLQADHRGQHVPTFREPNLVIILWGNQQQTFNNFYTSQWIVNIPPECPTIVLFEHDETGTDQPRKIGEYFQTRLVFYFILIAINEDAVFCFRYQPLRITSHSGLPTLDQLFFDRLQTMQFKSLVAGYVKDYYTSIYCEKLHGEDTMLFLLFAETQQLTLHLQQLRCNSNESLAQCVSRYNPIHLMLNRYFMVQYDKFAVSGVAMEQFAIATPKGRLLTVWEIMLKPFQQSAWGMILGILVTYQIIHQLKPTLFSNNLLALALFGFDKRQLVLSKSIEKITACALIVLFFQLKCAYEAKLVSYITEAPRVPDAKSVEDLRERNITVHYRSFNITLVHKLHGMVKFYGKDQFEFDGITIVENRAALITKKLFADNMDGYGTQYTLLSENVYEAIPFYVFGAKSLLTNILEYLIAGYYSFPTNLYYQRC